In Geotalea uraniireducens, one genomic interval encodes:
- a CDS encoding chemotaxis protein CheD has translation MNPLVTELPVIYLKPGEFYFSVEPSLVTTVLGSCVSVTMFDRTSRTAAICHALLPEGLQDDVFRYVDTSILRMLKVFAEQGIARQQLEVKLFGGSGMLGIVKTGTGKEGIGSRNIEIARQVLAAEGLTVTAADVGGVRGRKLFFYTHTGEVLLKRLRRDEQWAG, from the coding sequence ATGAATCCGCTGGTTACGGAACTGCCGGTGATTTATCTGAAGCCCGGCGAATTCTACTTTTCAGTCGAGCCGAGCCTGGTGACGACGGTGCTTGGTTCCTGCGTGTCGGTAACGATGTTCGATCGGACGAGCCGCACCGCGGCCATCTGCCATGCACTGCTCCCCGAAGGACTCCAGGATGATGTGTTCCGCTATGTCGACACCTCGATTCTGCGGATGCTGAAGGTTTTTGCCGAACAGGGCATCGCCCGCCAGCAGCTCGAAGTGAAGCTGTTCGGCGGTTCGGGAATGCTCGGGATCGTCAAGACAGGAACGGGAAAAGAGGGGATCGGCAGCCGGAACATCGAGATCGCCCGCCAGGTGCTGGCCGCCGAAGGGCTCACGGTTACCGCTGCCGATGTCGGCGGTGTCAGGGGGCGAAAGCTCTTTTTCTACACCCATACCGGCGAAGTGTTGCTGAAACGCCTCCGCCGGGACGAGCAGTGGGCGGGGTAG
- a CDS encoding protein-glutamate methylesterase/protein-glutamine glutaminase — protein sequence MKKIKVLIVDDSAVVRQTMAEILSSDPHIEVMATAADPFIAAERMKSQVPDVITLDVEMPRMDGITFLQKIMSQHPIPVVMCSSLTDSGSETALKALEYGAVEIIQKPKLGTKQFLEESRLRICDVVKAANEARLHKISPRAREIAPKLSADVILEKPASRAMIQTTEKVVVVGASTGGTEALRVFLESFPADSPPIVIVQHMPEGFTRAFARRLDGLCRITVKEAADNDSVIRGRALIAPGNLHTLLKRSGARYYVEIKDGPLVSRHRPSVDVLFRSAARYAGKNAVGVIMTGMGDDGASGMKELKDAGASTIAQDESSCVVFGMPNEAIKRGGVDRVLPLELISREVLRMAE from the coding sequence ATGAAGAAGATCAAGGTGCTTATCGTCGACGATTCCGCGGTGGTCAGACAGACTATGGCGGAGATTCTTTCGTCCGATCCCCATATCGAGGTGATGGCTACCGCTGCCGATCCGTTTATTGCCGCCGAACGGATGAAGAGCCAGGTGCCCGATGTCATCACGCTCGATGTGGAGATGCCGCGCATGGACGGCATAACGTTCCTGCAGAAGATAATGAGCCAGCACCCGATTCCGGTGGTCATGTGCTCGAGCTTGACCGACAGCGGTTCGGAAACGGCACTGAAAGCCCTTGAATACGGGGCCGTCGAGATCATTCAGAAGCCGAAGCTTGGGACCAAGCAGTTTCTCGAAGAGTCCCGGCTGCGCATCTGCGACGTGGTCAAGGCGGCAAACGAGGCGCGGCTGCACAAGATCAGCCCGCGGGCGCGGGAGATCGCTCCCAAGCTGTCGGCCGATGTTATCCTGGAAAAGCCGGCGTCGCGGGCGATGATCCAGACGACGGAAAAAGTTGTGGTGGTCGGCGCCTCGACCGGCGGGACCGAAGCGCTGCGGGTCTTCCTCGAATCGTTTCCCGCCGATTCGCCGCCGATTGTCATCGTTCAGCACATGCCGGAAGGATTTACCCGGGCCTTTGCCCGGCGGCTGGACGGCCTCTGCCGGATCACGGTCAAGGAGGCGGCGGACAACGATTCGGTCATCCGGGGACGGGCGCTCATTGCCCCGGGCAATCTCCATACGCTGCTCAAACGGAGTGGTGCCCGCTATTACGTGGAGATCAAGGACGGCCCGCTGGTTTCCCGGCACCGGCCGTCGGTCGACGTGCTGTTTCGCTCTGCGGCCCGGTATGCCGGCAAGAACGCCGTCGGGGTCATTATGACCGGGATGGGCGACGACGGGGCCAGCGGCATGAAAGAACTGAAGGACGCCGGAGCGTCTACCATCGCCCAGGACGAAAGCAGCTGCGTGGTCTTCGGGATGCCGAACGAGGCGATCAAGCGGGGCGGGGTCGACCGGGTTCTTCCCCTTGAATTGATCTCCCGCGAAGTGCTGCGGATGGCGGAGTAG